A DNA window from Polyangium spumosum contains the following coding sequences:
- a CDS encoding DNA/RNA non-specific endonuclease, producing MGTWGALFVALVGGLGALLHACRADRWLDELATQGSAGQGRPRPTATATAPAPRPKGRPARGAGATAGGESVHLALGVPADDDASDDHLMRKPQYALSYNTKENVANWVSWQIEAGWFGDVQRHKGKFLTDPELPAGFYRVTHDDYTNSGFDRGHMVRSEERTRSVEDNRATFLMTNILPQYHDLNAGPWLRLEERCEELGRRQGKQLFVMAGGVLGRGEKRMRSIGKGVVVPSTYFKIVVVLEPGEGPEDVTASTEVMAVLMPNKEGIQGEGWEKYRTTVDEIERRTGYDFLTDVDEDVQAQIEARKD from the coding sequence GTGGGGACTTGGGGCGCGCTCTTCGTGGCGCTCGTGGGCGGGCTGGGGGCGCTCTTGCATGCGTGCCGGGCCGACCGATGGCTCGACGAGCTCGCCACGCAGGGGTCCGCGGGGCAGGGCCGTCCGCGGCCGACGGCGACGGCGACGGCGCCCGCGCCTCGCCCGAAGGGCCGGCCGGCGCGCGGGGCGGGCGCGACGGCCGGGGGCGAGAGTGTCCATCTCGCGCTCGGGGTGCCGGCGGACGACGATGCCTCGGACGATCACCTGATGCGCAAGCCGCAGTACGCGCTCTCGTACAACACCAAAGAGAACGTGGCGAACTGGGTGAGCTGGCAGATCGAGGCGGGCTGGTTCGGCGACGTGCAACGGCACAAGGGCAAGTTCCTCACGGACCCGGAGCTGCCCGCGGGGTTCTACCGGGTCACGCACGACGACTACACGAACTCGGGCTTCGACCGGGGCCACATGGTGCGGTCGGAGGAGCGGACGCGTTCGGTCGAGGACAACCGCGCGACCTTCCTGATGACGAACATCCTGCCGCAGTACCACGACCTCAACGCAGGCCCGTGGTTGCGGCTCGAGGAGCGCTGCGAGGAGCTCGGCCGCCGGCAAGGCAAGCAGCTCTTCGTGATGGCGGGCGGGGTGCTCGGGCGCGGCGAGAAGCGCATGCGGTCGATCGGCAAGGGCGTCGTGGTGCCGAGCACGTACTTCAAGATCGTGGTGGTGCTCGAGCCGGGCGAGGGCCCCGAGGACGTGACGGCGTCGACGGAGGTGATGGCGGTCCTGATGCCGAACAAGGAGGGCATCCAGGGCGAGGGCTGGGAGAAGTACCGCACG
- a CDS encoding YkgJ family cysteine cluster protein produces the protein MEKTHLPLDPELAREREVPVDPETGEPLDCTRCGACCEAGKGNIPLTAEDLVLWRREGRHDLADRVDEGHFGMMAFPTTDEGACVYLTRPEGRSICSIYDGRASTCREFQAGSWQCLEFRRDARKKGRLGR, from the coding sequence ATGGAAAAGACCCACCTCCCGCTCGATCCGGAGCTCGCGCGCGAGCGGGAGGTGCCCGTCGATCCCGAGACGGGCGAGCCCCTCGATTGCACCCGTTGCGGCGCCTGCTGCGAAGCCGGCAAGGGGAACATCCCCCTCACGGCGGAGGACCTCGTCCTCTGGCGCAGGGAGGGCCGGCACGACCTCGCCGATCGTGTCGACGAGGGGCATTTCGGCATGATGGCCTTCCCCACGACGGACGAGGGCGCCTGCGTCTACCTCACGCGCCCCGAGGGCCGGAGCATCTGCTCGATTTACGACGGCCGCGCGAGCACCTGCCGCGAGTTCCAGGCCGGCTCGTGGCAATGCCTCGAGTTCCGGCGGGACGCGCGGAAGAAGGGGCGGCTCGGGCGGTAG
- a CDS encoding DUF2169 domain-containing protein — MPSTSPFPIPVSALKPVACGSALWRSGGVLRVTVFVKITFTLTHERTAWPTTTALDLVREERTRDKSPASSLLEAVETAPYLPSAGVILSGHACAPGGRPVPALSARLAIFRDRGLLDKTLHVFGDRPANAPQSPRPFDRMPLIYERAAQTEDNPVGVAPGAPSLPNLVDAHGPTRTAGFGPYGRYWPHRRRLLGNVDRKRLDGVVAEIPDSFDFRWFNPAPPDQQIEFLRGDEWIVLDGMHPSLPRVQSRLPQVRAKACTYLVGPGGPTPGRELDLIADLLVIDADRLLASLVFRGNFALDRLETVPHLRAFADVELPGNPIRWPDAAEVMRAPAPAPVMPAAAKKLPQTTALPAAEAFSTMPLRDEKSSAKAVLPFQPRPPGAPTVLPPNTPPPPPRPRVDLDDDPLMQTRAIDPDEPPSRPAIPFLNAPSGAAAQARAALGAPPPPPPPPRPLRLEDDDGATRAIDLAELEAKRAAATPFERDRGPGSVRPPPPPVVQTPPAMVHAPPPVVPTAPVTVQATPPAVPAPPLRVQAPPAAVPAPSLPVQPTQAAVPAPSLPVQPTPPAVPAPPAMVQPPPPVVPDRRAMEQEPLAPISARGAAPAPAVEETGIRATIVARLRAGERNPLHGLSVTGADLSKLDLAGANLSGHDLGGANFTGANLEGARLSDARLVDADLDGANLKGADLKGADLSRASLANTRLDGATVEGANFSSARGGGACFDGCRGRAPIFARGTWDGASFRALDALAADFSGASLAGAVFEKAVLPEVKLVDAHGKGASFSGARLDQAHAEGVSLTESNFQEIDAKGSTWENATLAGSSFEAARLDNAVLTRATCEGARFKRAFLKGANLGRVQADRACFDGATLDGADLRQARMHEARFEGASLQSVIGGRVDLSRGHFVSADLTNGNFRAALLAGSNLAKAKLDGADLRDADLKRCTLSGASRSGTKLMGANIRDAVDD, encoded by the coding sequence GTGCCCTCCACGTCACCTTTCCCGATCCCCGTTTCTGCCCTCAAGCCCGTCGCTTGTGGCTCGGCGCTGTGGCGCAGCGGCGGCGTCCTGCGCGTCACGGTTTTCGTCAAGATCACCTTCACGCTCACCCACGAGCGCACGGCCTGGCCGACGACGACGGCCCTCGACCTCGTCCGCGAGGAGCGCACGCGCGACAAGAGCCCCGCTTCGAGCCTGCTCGAGGCCGTCGAGACCGCGCCGTACCTGCCCTCGGCGGGCGTGATCCTCTCGGGCCACGCCTGCGCGCCCGGCGGCCGGCCCGTCCCCGCGCTCTCGGCGCGCCTCGCGATCTTCCGCGACCGCGGCCTGCTCGACAAAACCCTGCACGTCTTCGGCGATCGCCCCGCGAACGCGCCCCAGTCGCCCCGCCCCTTCGATCGGATGCCGCTCATCTACGAGCGCGCCGCGCAGACCGAGGACAACCCGGTCGGCGTGGCCCCGGGCGCGCCCTCGCTGCCGAACCTCGTGGATGCCCACGGCCCCACGCGGACGGCGGGCTTCGGGCCCTACGGGCGGTACTGGCCCCATCGCAGGCGCCTGCTCGGCAACGTCGATCGCAAGCGGCTCGACGGCGTCGTCGCCGAGATCCCCGACAGCTTCGACTTCCGCTGGTTCAACCCGGCGCCGCCCGACCAGCAGATCGAGTTCCTCCGCGGCGACGAGTGGATCGTGCTCGACGGCATGCACCCGAGCCTGCCGCGTGTGCAGTCGCGGCTGCCGCAGGTGCGGGCGAAGGCGTGTACGTACCTCGTCGGGCCAGGCGGGCCGACGCCGGGGCGCGAGCTCGATCTCATCGCGGATCTGCTGGTGATCGACGCCGATCGCCTGCTCGCGTCGCTCGTCTTCCGGGGCAATTTCGCGCTCGATCGGCTGGAGACCGTGCCGCACCTGCGCGCCTTCGCCGACGTGGAGCTGCCGGGCAACCCGATCCGCTGGCCGGACGCGGCCGAGGTGATGCGCGCCCCGGCGCCCGCGCCCGTCATGCCCGCGGCCGCGAAGAAGTTGCCCCAGACGACGGCGCTGCCGGCGGCCGAGGCCTTCTCGACGATGCCGCTGCGGGACGAGAAGTCGTCCGCGAAGGCGGTGCTGCCGTTCCAGCCGCGGCCCCCGGGCGCGCCGACGGTGCTGCCGCCGAACACGCCGCCGCCGCCGCCGCGCCCGCGTGTCGATCTGGACGACGATCCGCTGATGCAGACGCGCGCCATCGACCCGGACGAGCCGCCGTCGCGCCCGGCGATCCCGTTCCTGAACGCGCCGTCGGGCGCCGCCGCGCAGGCCCGCGCCGCGCTCGGCGCGCCGCCGCCGCCCCCGCCCCCGCCGAGGCCGCTGCGCCTCGAGGACGATGATGGCGCGACACGCGCGATCGACCTCGCGGAGCTCGAAGCGAAACGGGCGGCGGCGACGCCGTTCGAGCGGGATCGAGGGCCGGGGAGCGTGAGGCCGCCGCCGCCTCCGGTCGTGCAAACGCCTCCCGCGATGGTGCACGCGCCTCCTCCCGTCGTCCCTACGGCTCCTGTAACGGTGCAGGCGACGCCTCCCGCCGTCCCAGCGCCGCCGCTGCGGGTGCAAGCGCCGCCGGCCGCCGTACCTGCGCCATCGCTGCCGGTGCAGCCAACGCAGGCCGCGGTACCTGCGCCATCGCTGCCGGTACAGCCAACGCCTCCCGCCGTCCCTGCGCCTCCTGCGATGGTGCAGCCGCCGCCTCCCGTCGTCCCTGACCGGCGCGCCATGGAGCAGGAGCCGTTGGCCCCGATTTCGGCCCGGGGAGCCGCTCCCGCGCCCGCCGTCGAGGAGACCGGCATCCGCGCCACCATCGTCGCCCGCCTCCGCGCCGGCGAGCGCAACCCGCTGCACGGCCTCTCCGTCACCGGCGCCGACCTCTCGAAGCTCGATCTCGCGGGCGCGAACCTCTCCGGCCACGACCTCGGCGGCGCGAACTTCACCGGCGCGAACCTCGAAGGCGCCCGCCTCTCCGACGCCCGTCTCGTCGACGCCGACCTCGACGGCGCGAACCTCAAGGGCGCCGACCTCAAGGGCGCCGACCTCTCCCGCGCGAGCCTCGCGAACACCCGCCTCGACGGCGCCACCGTCGAGGGGGCGAACTTCTCGTCCGCCCGCGGCGGCGGCGCCTGCTTCGACGGCTGCCGCGGACGCGCGCCCATCTTCGCCCGCGGCACCTGGGACGGCGCGAGCTTCCGCGCCCTCGACGCGCTCGCCGCCGACTTCTCCGGCGCCTCGCTCGCCGGCGCCGTCTTCGAAAAGGCCGTGCTGCCCGAGGTCAAGCTCGTCGACGCCCACGGCAAAGGCGCGAGCTTCTCGGGCGCGCGCCTCGATCAGGCCCACGCCGAGGGCGTGTCCCTCACGGAGTCGAACTTCCAGGAGATCGACGCCAAGGGCTCGACCTGGGAGAACGCGACGCTCGCCGGCTCCTCGTTCGAGGCCGCCCGCCTCGACAACGCCGTCCTGACGCGCGCCACCTGCGAGGGCGCCAGGTTCAAGCGGGCTTTCCTCAAAGGCGCGAACCTCGGCCGCGTCCAGGCCGACCGCGCCTGCTTCGACGGCGCGACCCTCGACGGCGCCGACCTCCGCCAGGCCCGCATGCACGAGGCCCGGTTCGAGGGCGCGAGCCTGCAGAGCGTGATCGGGGGCCGCGTCGATCTTTCGCGTGGGCACTTCGTCTCGGCCGACCTGACGAACGGCAACTTCCGCGCCGCCCTGCTCGCCGGCTCGAACCTCGCGAAGGCCAAGCTCGACGGCGCCGACCTGCGCGACGCGGACCTCAAGCGCTGCACGTTGAGCGGCGCCTCGCGGAGCGGGACCAAGCTGATGGGCGCCAACATCCGCGACGCCGTGGACGATTAG
- a CDS encoding DUF1552 domain-containing protein, whose translation MSLKTNRRMFLRGAAGFTLALPFLPSLFGHEKAAHAAGGPKRFVALATPHGGVWAPRMYPNEATLTQSASYAGHDVRRGALSLEVESGVASLSPVLSGDATRLTSTLVQKMNVLRGLDVTFYLAHHRGGHLGNYADNDGNGTDGQSVQSKPRQTIDQILAWSSKFYPSLSSIRERSIVIGGNGMSHGWSNPGNQTGEIQRITPENDSLALFNKIFVPPADPGQTRPAIVDRVLEDYKRLRDGSRRLSAKDKQRLDDHMDRVSELERKLNVSASCGDIQVPGSSSIDEWDSSFSVDPEAQKRFWQLMNDVIVAAFACDTSRIVTMNVGDHFSNFVGDWHQDVAHQANVSAAQHEYIFEGNRRFFEDVYLDLVSKLDALEDPSGGSVLDHSLVQWTQESGCVTHDPLEMAVVTAGSADGWFTTGNYCDYRNLQKSAAKADGNNLVDSHCGLIYNQWLGNVLQAMGLDPAEYETDGYGGYGLVQLSTEGWYGGYNKYGAAELGVMSEILPFLKA comes from the coding sequence ATGTCCCTCAAGACCAATCGACGCATGTTTCTCCGAGGCGCGGCGGGGTTCACGCTGGCGCTTCCTTTCCTCCCCTCGCTGTTCGGCCATGAAAAGGCGGCGCACGCCGCCGGCGGCCCGAAGCGCTTCGTCGCGCTGGCGACGCCCCACGGCGGCGTCTGGGCGCCGCGCATGTACCCGAACGAGGCGACCCTCACGCAATCGGCCTCGTACGCCGGCCACGACGTCCGGCGCGGCGCGCTCTCGCTCGAGGTCGAAAGTGGCGTGGCCTCCTTGTCCCCGGTCCTCTCGGGCGACGCCACGCGGCTCACGAGCACGCTCGTGCAGAAGATGAACGTGCTCCGCGGCCTCGACGTCACGTTTTACCTGGCGCACCACCGCGGCGGGCACCTCGGCAACTACGCGGACAACGACGGCAACGGCACGGACGGCCAGTCCGTGCAATCGAAGCCCCGGCAGACGATCGACCAGATCCTCGCCTGGTCGAGCAAGTTCTACCCCTCGCTCAGCTCGATCCGCGAGCGCTCGATCGTGATCGGCGGCAATGGCATGTCGCACGGCTGGTCGAACCCGGGCAACCAGACGGGCGAGATCCAGCGCATCACGCCCGAGAACGACTCGCTCGCCCTCTTCAACAAGATCTTCGTGCCGCCGGCCGATCCCGGGCAGACGCGCCCGGCGATCGTCGACCGCGTGCTCGAGGATTACAAGCGCCTGCGCGACGGCAGCCGCCGCCTCTCCGCGAAGGACAAGCAGCGCCTCGACGATCACATGGACCGCGTGAGCGAGCTCGAGCGCAAGCTCAACGTGAGCGCGTCCTGCGGCGACATCCAGGTCCCCGGGAGCTCGTCGATCGACGAGTGGGACTCCTCGTTCTCCGTCGACCCGGAGGCGCAGAAGCGGTTCTGGCAGCTCATGAACGACGTCATCGTCGCGGCCTTCGCCTGCGACACCTCCCGGATCGTCACGATGAACGTCGGCGACCACTTCTCCAATTTCGTCGGTGACTGGCACCAGGACGTCGCGCACCAGGCGAACGTGAGCGCCGCGCAGCACGAGTACATCTTCGAGGGCAACCGGCGCTTCTTCGAGGACGTCTACCTCGACCTCGTCTCCAAGCTCGACGCCCTGGAGGACCCGAGCGGCGGCTCCGTGCTCGACCATTCCCTCGTGCAATGGACCCAGGAGTCGGGCTGCGTCACGCACGATCCCCTCGAGATGGCCGTGGTCACGGCGGGCAGCGCCGACGGCTGGTTCACGACGGGCAACTATTGCGATTACCGGAACCTGCAGAAGTCGGCGGCCAAGGCGGACGGGAACAACCTCGTCGATTCCCACTGCGGCCTCATCTACAACCAGTGGCTCGGCAACGTGCTACAGGCGATGGGCCTCGACCCCGCCGAGTACGAGACCGACGGCTACGGCGGGTACGGCCTCGTGCAGCTCTCGACCGAGGGCTGGTACGGCGGGTACAACAAGTACGGCGCCGCCGAGCTCGGCGTGATGAGCGAGATCCTCCCCTTCCTGAAGGCCTGA